The Roseovarius sp. EL26 genome contains the following window.
GCATCAACTTCGCGCCACATCAGGCCCTCCATAATGCCGGTCACCCACATGGATGCCGCATAGAGAATGATGCCGATGGTCGCCAACCAGAAGTGCCAGCTGACAAGGCTCAGGCTGTACAGCCGTTCGCGGTTCCACAGTTTTGGCACAAGGAAGTACAGCGCGCCAAAGGTGATCATGCCATTCCAACCCAATGCACCAGAGTGCACGTGACCAATGGTCCAGTCGGTATAGTGGCTGAGCGAGTTGACCGCGCGGATCGACATCATCGGTCCCTCAAAGGTCGACATGCCATAGAAACCAAGCGAGATCACCATCATCCGAATAATCGGATCGGTACGCAGCTTGTCCCATGCGCCAGACAGCGTCATCAGGCCGTTGATCATACCACCCCAAGACGGCATCCACAGGATAATCGAGAACACCATACCAAGTGTCGATGCCCAATCCGGCAGTGCCGTGTAATGCAGGTGGTGTGGGCCAGCCCAGATATACAGAAAGATCAACGCCCAGAAGTGGATGATCGATAGTTTATAGCTGAACACCGGGCGCTCGGCTTGTTTTGGAATAAAGTAATACATCATCCCCAAGAAACCCGCCGTCAGGAAGAAACCAACGGCATTGTGGCCATACCACCACTGCACCATCGCGTCTTGCACGCCCGAGAACACCTGAACTGACTTTGACCCAAATACGCTGACGGGGATCGACATGTTGTTCACCACATGCAGCATCGCAACGGTGATGATAAACGCAAGATAAAACCAGTTTGCAACATAGATATGCGGCTCTTTACGTTTGATGATCGTGCCAAGAAAAACCGCTAGATAAGACAACCAAACAACGGTTAGCCACAAATCGACATACCATTCAGGTTCGGCGTATTCTTTGGATTGTGTAGCGCCCAGCAAATAACCAGTTGCCGCCAACACGATGAACAGTTGGTAGCCCCAGAACACAAACCAAGCCGTGTTTCCGCCCCATAAACGTGCCGCACAGGTGCGTTGGACGACATAAAAGGACGTAGCAATCAGGGCATTGCCACCAAAAGCGAAGATCACAGCAGAGGTATGCAAAGGCCGCAGGCGGCCAAAGTTTCCAATCCCATTCAACCATTCAAAGTTCAACGCCGGAAAAGCCAGCTGAAACGCGATGAAAGTCCCTGCGAGAAAGCCGACCACCCCCCAAAGGGCTGTGGCAATGACCCCAGCACGAATTACGCCATCCATATATTCGCCGGACCTGTCGACATACACCACGGGTTCATCTGTCTGACGCAGCACCCAGACGAACATGAAGGCTGAAACCCCCGCGATCGTCAGCGCGTTGACCATATAGGCCACGTCGCGCGCATAGTTGGCCGCGATCAGCGCGAAAAGCGTGATCAGGCCAAGCGCGATCAGCTTAAAATAGTTTAACATTTTGCGTCCCTTCGTCTTTCCACGCGATTCAAAATTCGCGCAGATGCAAAAAAGCTTGGTGCGTTAATGACCCTAACGATACCCCACTTCTTTGATTTATATCAAATCTCTTGGCGCGTTAGTTTGATCAACATCAAAGAAATGCATGAACACCTCTGATAGCTTTGCATAGAACGTTGCTATCAAAGGGATGTGACATGACTATAAAAACCCTCTTTACCGTTGTGACGGACGATACACTCGTTGATCCGGTGTTGGACCACGCCATTGCAATGGCCGAAGAATATGACGCTCATCTGGACATTCTCTGCCTGGGGGTAGATCGCACACATGCGGGGTACTACTATGCTGGTGCAAGTGCTGTCGTCTTTCAGGAGGCGATCGGCCGCACACAAGAAGACGCCGACAGGCTGGAGCAAGTTGTGCACGACAAACTACAAGGCCAAGCCCTTCGCTGGGCAACAGCCAAAGGCGTGTCGCAGTTACCTGATCTATCTCGACCGGTGTCAGCACGTGCTCGATTTTCCGACCTCACCATTTTGCCAGCACCCTATGCCGAAGGCCGTCAAGCAGACGCAGAACCCGTCACAGAGGCGATCCTGTTTGAAGGTCAATGCCCTGCCATGTTGATCCCGGATGGCAGTCAGCTCAAGCCCCGCCCTGATCACATCATGATCGCGTGGAATGAAAGTGCTGAAGCGTTGAATGCAATTCGCAAAAGCCTACCCCTATTGCGCCGGGCGCAATCCGTGCGTGTTGTCGTCGTCGACCCGCCTCAGCATAGCCCGACACGGTCAGATCCAGGTGGCCCATTGGCACAATATTTGGCCCGTCATGGGGTCACAGTAGAGATTGATGTCTTGTCGCGCACATTGCCTCGAATCGCTGATGTTCTGAATCGCCACGCAATCGATACGGGTGTAGATTTGTTAGTAATGGGTGCCTATGGCCATTCGCGTTTTCGCGAGGCGGTGTTTGGTGGTGCAACGCGCAGCATGCTTGAACACGCAAAAGTGCCTGTACTGATGGCACATTAATCTTGATCATAACGCCCCCATCGCGCAGGCTGATATGTAACAGCGGTGGGGGTCCAAAATGCGCAATCATATTCGCATTCTACAACGCACTATTTCCGTCTGTGTCTTGACGCTGTTGGCGATTAAGGCCACCGCACAATCGTCTTGGGCTGAACTGGAACTGCATCTGGTTTTGGCATTCGATGTTTCTGCCAGTGTCAACGATGTCGAATTCGACCTGCAACGCCATGGCACAGCCCAAGCAATTCGCAGCAAGCTCGTTTCTCAAGCCATTGCAGACGCCCCCGGTGGCATAGCAGTTGCCGTCATTCAGTGGTCAAGCGTCACCCGACAGGCTCTTGGTTTGGATTGGATCGAATTGCACACTGTCGAAGACGCTAAAAACTATGCTGACACAATCGATGCCATGCCACGCCGCATCCCCGGCGGCGGCACAATGATACATTCCGGGTTAAGTTACGCCTCGCGTCTATTAGAAGCAGCTCCACGCTCTGCACGTCGGCAGGTGATCGATATTGCAGGAAACGGACGTGGTGACGATCCGGACAGGTTACAAAAAATGCGGGACAAGCTATTGAAAGATGGCATCGTCATCAACGGTCTTGCCATAGAAGAACTCAAGAATGATTTAACATCTTACTTCTATCGCAACGTCATCGGTGGGACCGGCGCTTTTGTGGTTACTGCTTCGGGCTTCGAAGATTTTTCTGAGGCGATGCAAATCAAACTTCACCGTGAAATTGAGGGGGCATCTTATGCAAAGTTTTCACCCTGAGTTTTCCAAGCCCTTGTCCACAATTGGGTGTGCCCCCGATCCGGGAAAATCGGGGACACCAATGGCGGACAGGATAAGGGGACTTTTATCCGATCAAGCCGCCGTCTTTGCGCGTTACGGTGATAATGGCGGAACGCGGAAATGTGTTACCTCCTTTCGGGAAGTGGCTGTCACCTTTTTCTCCTGAGTGTTGAATTCCAACGAATGCGACGCGGCGGTCAGCCGACCAGCAAATGCCCTTAACTTCGCTTTCCCTTGGACCAACCAAAAAACGACAGATCTTTCTAGTATTTGTATCGCCAACCAGCATCTGGTAGTTACCCATCCCGGCAAAATCACCTTCGTTGGAATATTTGCCGTCAGCCTGGATCCAGAGCATTCCTGCGCTGTAAAAGCTGATCCCATCTGGTGAGTTGAACATATTACCAGAATTGACATTTCCCAAACCCGCGTAGGCACCGTCATGCATATTCGGGTTTTCAGCCAGCGCAAAAAAGGTCCCAAGTAACAGTATTGGCCGTGTGATCACCATCTGCTGGCATCCACCGGGCAATCTGTCCGTAATGGTTTTCGATCCTTGTATTAACAGCATTCGCCGACGTGTCATCTCCGCCAGCGTTTGGTTTTACACCACGGTTCTTATTGTTGGTTAGCGCTACACATAACTCCGGTTGGTTCGGATTGACGACAACCCATTCAGGGCGTTTCACCGTTGCTGCAATTGTCCCTAGTGCCGAAAGAAACCATGCCCGTTGGATCAACATCTGTTTTAAGAAAATCATGACCGGCAGCTGGGCCGGTCAGAGCCATTTTCTAACGAGGGGTAATGCGACATCAGCCGCGCGGTCAAAATCACACGTTTCAGGGCGTGGGCAGTTTACTTCATCAAAATCGTCGAATGACAGGTCGTCCTTGGCCATCACCTTGCTCTCCTAGTTGGGATCTCAACCTGAAATTCACAGGCCAGAACAAGATCAGGGGATTCGACAAAACTTTGGTGACGGTGACATATCGGGAATATGAATTCGTTAACTATTATTAATCACACCGCGAAGCGCCTGAACTCAATTTAGGAAACCACCATCGCCATCGTCTCCAGCCTCTTGCAGCAGGCGACCAAAGTCAGGCACACTCACATGTCGTTTACCTTCGAGGGAGATAACCCCATCACGTTTGAGGGCTGAGATCTGCCGGCTCACAGTCTCGAGCGTCAGTCCGAGATAGTCAGCCATCGCTTCTCGGGTTAACGGCAGATCGAAAACGATTTTATCCTCAGGCATGTTTTTCTGCAATGCTGCATTACGGCGCGCGATGATACACAGCAACGAGGCAATCTTTTCTCGCGCTGTTTTTCGGCCAAGAACCAGCATCCATTCTCGCGCTGCATCCAGTTCATCCAGTGTCATTTCCAGCAAACGCTGAGCAATGTGTGGTGTTGCAGTCATGAGTTGCTCAAACGGTTTTTTCCTAAAACAACATAAAGTCATATCACTGGTCGCGACCACATTATACGCCGCCGTTACGCGTCCCGGTCGGCCCACAAAATCGCTCGGTAATAACAAGCCGACCATCTGAGTGCGGCCATCTTCCATCACTTGTGTCAGCGTCGCAATTCCCGTCACGACCGAGGCGACAAAATCCATCTGATCCCCTGCCCAGGCAATCATCTGGCCAGCCTCAAAATTGCGATAGAACTTGATCTTATCCAACTGCGCCAATTCATGTTCATCGCATCTGGCACAAACCGCACGATGGCGGATGGGACAAGTCCCACAATCGCGTGTCATGGTAGGTAACGCATCGGTCAGCATCAGGGATCACCTTTCGGGTTGATCTGTATCAAAGCCATTCGTGTATTCGGCATCTAGTGTTACGCTCATGATTACGAAAGCACAACTTCATCAACTGGGGCTCTTTGACGCAAAGGTGCCGCGTTATACAAGCTATCCAACCGCACCGCATTTCAGCGACGCGGTGACAGCCCCCCAACATGCCCGTTGGCTCAAGGATATACCAGAAGGCTCTGGGATATCACTCTATCTGCATATCCCGTTTTGCAAAAGGTTATGCTGGTTTTGCGCTTGCCGCACGCAGGGCACACAAAAGATGCAGCCGGTTCAGGCCTATCTGCAAACCCTGAAAGCTGAGTTGCGTTTACTGCAACAACACCTACCGCAAGGGATACATTTGTCACGGCTGCATTGGGGTGGCGGAACACCCACCCTGCTGTCGGCGCAAATGATGTCAGAATTGATTGAAGCCATTCGCCAAGTCGCGCCCTTCGATGAGCATACAGAGTTTTCGGTCGAAATTGACCCAAATGAGATTGACATCGCACGGCTGGATGCACTGGCCGATGCGGGAATGACCCGAGCCTCAATCGGAGTGCAGGACTTTGACCCGGAGATTCAAAAGAGCATAGGCCGACAACAAAGCTATGAAGATACCCGTTGGGCGGTTGAGGAGATCCGCGCGCGTGGTGTGGCAAGCCTAAACACCGACATCCTTTTTGGCCTGCCACATCAGACGCCGACGAAGATGGCAGAAAGTGTCGAAAAGCTTTTGTCATTGTCCCCTGATCGTGTGGCCTTATACGGTTACGCACATGTGCCGTGGATGGCAAAACGTCAGCAACTCATCCCTTCCGATAGTCTACCCACACCAGAAGAACGGCTGGAACTATTTGATGTCGCTCGAAAAATTTTCAAATGGGATCACTTTGAGGAAATCGGCATCGATCACTTTGCCACACGCCAAGATGGGTTGAGCCTTGCACACAATATTGGTCGACTTCGACGGAATTTCCAAGGCTACACCGATGACACGGCTGATGTCTTGATCGGTGTCGGGGCTTCGGCAATTTCCAAGTTTCCGCAAGGCTATACGCAAAACGCGGCCGCAACAGGTGCCTACACGGCAGCCATCCGCAAAGGTAGCTATGCCACGTCACGCGGGCATGTGCTCGACGGAGAAGACACCCTGCGAGGACGTATGATAGAGCAGCTGATGTGTGAATTCAGGATTGACCGCTGTGAGATGCTTCAAAGTTTCAACGTCACTTCGGACACATTGAACCAGATTCTTGTTCAGACGGGCCAGGCTTTTGAAGGCCTGTTAACGCTGAATGATGCCGGGCTCTTTGTTCCACCGGAAGCCCGCCCCCTAACCCGTATGATCGCCCGCAGTCTTGATGCCTATGATCTAAGTCTTGCCGGGCACAGCTCGGCCATCTGACAGTTAGACCGTCAAATCCAGCGCTGCGTGCAGCAGCGTTTTGGCGTAGTCGGTTTGCGGGTTATCAAAGATATCTTCTGCGGTGCCGTATTCAATGATGTCGCCGGTTTTCATTACCACGACCTTGTGGCTCATCGCACGTACAACGTTGAGGTCATGACTGATAAACAGATAGGCCAGCCCATATTTTTGCTGCAACTGACGCAGCAGGTTCACGATCTGAACTTGAACGGTCATATCAAGGGCTGAGGTTGGTTCATCCAAAACCACCACTTTTGGCCGCAAGATCATCGCACGCGCGATGGCAATGCGCTGACGTTGCCCGCCTGAAAATTCATGAGGGTAGCGATCCATCGCAGCTGGATCCAATTCAACCTCTTGCATGATTTCTGCAACCAATTCACGCTCGGGCCGGCCATCGGGATTACCATGCACGCTTAGGCCTTCTGCGATGATCTGGGCACAGGTCATACGTGGGCTTAGGCTGCCGAACGGGTCTTGGAAAACAATTTGAAAATCCGCCCGACGGCGACGTAACTCACGCGTGGACCACGCGGTGACATCCTGTCCGTCAAAGTGCATGCCGCCCTTAGAATCGATCAATCGCATGATCGCGAGGGCCAATGTTGTCTTGCCAGATCCGCTTTCACCGACAATGCCCAAAGTTTCGCCAGCCCGCACGCTGATACTGGCCTCATTAACGGCTTTGACATGACCCACGGTGCGTTTCAAAAACCCGCGCTGGATTGGGAACCAGATCCGCATGTTGTCAGTTTCCACAAGCGTTTTCGCCTCAGGGGCAACCGGGTCAGGCACGCCAGCCGTGCGCGCATTCAATAGCTTTTGCGTATAAGGATGTTGCGGATTATCGAAGATCGCGGCAGTCGGACCGGTTTCAACAATCTCACCGTTTTGCATCACACAAACCCGGTCGGCGATACGCTGAACGATGCCCAGATCATGGGTAATGAACAACAGGCCTAAGCCCTCTTCACGCTTGAGGTCCGCCAGCAGATCCAAGATCTGCGCCTGAATGGTGACATCCAGCGCGGTGGTGGGTTCGTCCGCGATCAATATGTCGGGCTTGTTTGCCAGCGCCATCGCGATCATCACTCGCTGGCGTTGCCCGCCTGACAGTTGATGCGGATAGGCGGACAGCCGGCTTTCTGCGTCGCGAATGCCCACACGTTCCAGCAATTCCAGAATACGTGCGCGAGCCTCTGCCCCCTTTAACCCTTGATGCAGCTCAAGGCTCTCCCGGATCTGCCGTTCCAATGTGTGCAACGGATTCAGGCTGGTCATCGGCTCCTGGAAGATAAAGCTAATGTCATTACCACGCACCTGGCGCAGAAGTTTTTGATTGGCACCGATCAGTTCATGCCCTTTATAGGCCACACTGCCTTCGATCTCTGCCGTGCCGGGCAAAAGCGACACTGCCGACAACGCACTCACTGATTTGCCACTACCCGATTCCCCGACCAAGGCAACGGTTTCGCCTTTATCGACAGAAAAAGAAACGCCCTTGACTGCCGGATGCAGCTGGCCATCCTGTCGGAAGCTGACGCGAAGATTGTTGACCTCAAGCAGGCTCATTTGAATGTCTTCCTTGGATCAAATGCATCTCGCACGCCTTCGAACACGAAGACGAGTAGCGATAACATGATGGCAAAAGTGAAAAACGCCGTAAAGGCCAACCATGGCGCTTGCAGGTGTTCTTTGGCCTGACGGGTCAGCTCGCCCAGACTTGGCGCTGACGCCGGCAAACCAAAGCCCAGAAAATCCAACGTCGCCAGCAATGAAATCGTGCCGGTAATGATGAACGGCATGAATGTCAGCGTCGCTACCATGGCATTGGGCAGCATGTGTCGGAACATGATGGTCATATTGCCCACGCCCAGTGCCTTGGCCGCGCGCACATATTCAAAGTTCCGCGCACGCAAGAATTCTGCCCGGACGACCCCGACCAAAGCCATCCAGCCAAAGGCCGCAGTGATGAACACCAGTAGCCAGAAACTACGCGGCAGGATCGCAAACAGAATGATGATGACATAAAGCTGTGGGGTTGAACCCCAAATCTCGATCAATCGCTGGCAAATCAAGTCAACCTTACCGCCAAAATAACCCTGCACCGCACCGGCGAAAATACCAACAATTGTAGAAATCACGGTTACGATCAGGGTAAACAATACCGATGTCCTAAAACCGTAAATCACCCGCGCCATGACATCTCGCTTTGTACCGTCGGTGCCTAACAGGTTTTGCTCATTTGGTGCCAAGGGGGCCGCACCCGGGCGATCTACAGGTGTGTCATAGCTATAGGGGATCAGCGGCCAGAGCGCCCAGCCCTTGGCGATCGCCTCGCCGTCAACAATGCCGTCCTGCGCATCTTCAATCACGCCCTCGGGGTCGTCAAAACAACTTTCCAACCCACCGGATTCAATCAGGCAGGCCACTTCTGGGTCGCCGTAAGGGGCCTCAGTTCTGAAATCACCGCCAAAGGCAGTTTCTGGATAGAATTTAAAGATCGGCGCATAAAACTCACCACGGTATTTAACCAAAAGCGGCTTGTCGTTTGCGACAAATTCCGCAGGTAACGTGAAAGCAAATAAGAACGAGAACAAGATCAAGGACCAAAACGCCCGGCGATTGGCTTTGAAATTGCGCCAGCGGCGCTGGTTCAGCGGAGACAATTGCATGACCTACCCCGCCTTCTTTTCAAAATCGATACGTGGATCGACCAGCACATAGGTCAGATCACCGATCAAGGCCACGACCAAACCAATCAATGTGCTGAGATAGAGAATGGCAAACATCACCGGATAATCGCGCCCGACTGCCACCTCGAAGAACAGCCTACCCAGCCCATCAAGCGAGAAGATCGTTTCGATAAGCAGGTTACCGGTGAAGAATACGCTGACAAACAACCCAGGGAAACCGGCGATTACGATCAGCATCGCGTTGCGGAACACATGCCCATAAAGCACTTTGCGTTCGCTCAAACCCTTGGCCCGGGCAGTCACGACATATTGCTTCCCGATCTCATCAAGAAACGAGTTCTTAGTTAGGAGCGTCAATGTGGCAAAACCCGAAATAGACAAGGCCGTGACCGGCAGCGCGATGTGCCAGAAATAGTCTAATACCTTGCCCATCATACTGAGCTGCTCCCAATTGTCTGAAGTCAGCCCCCTGAGTGGGAAGATTTGCCAGAAACTACCACCGGCAAACAAAACCATCAGCATGATTGCGAACAAAAACGCCGGGATCGCGTAGGCGGCAATAATGATTCCACTAGTCCAGACGTCAAACGATGACCCGTCACGCACTGCCTTGCGAATGCCCAGCGGGATCGACACTAGATAAGACAGCAAGATCGTCCACAGTCCTAGCGATATACTGACCGGCATCTTTTGCAAAACTTCGTCAATCACGTTTTTCTTTCGGAAATAGCTTTCTCCGAAATCAAACCGAAGATAATTGCCCATCATCGTAAAGAACCGCTCAAGCGGCGGCTTGTTCAAACCAAACTGCGCTTCAAGCTCTTCAATGAACTCTGGCGGAAATCCACGCGTATCGCCCTGCACGGCATTGTCACCTGTAACAGTACTGTCGGTTTCACCTCCGGCAAAGCTGCCAAACACATCCCCCTCGCCCTGCATCTGAGCGATGACCTGCTCCACCGGTCCACCGGGCAGGAACTGTACCAAAGCAAAATTGATGATCATCACGCCCAGTAGGGTGGGAAATATCAGCAAAAGCCTGCGAAGGATATAGGCGGCCATACGTGTATTACCTTAATGCGCCAGAAGCTTTGAGAGCTTCGGCCTTGTCAGCGTTTGCCCACCAAAAATCCAACGTACCCAAGGCATAAGGTGGGATTTCCGCGGGATGTTCAAACATATCCCAATAAGCCACCCAGTGATTGGGGGCAAAGCCATCAGGAATTAAAAAGAACTCATGCCGCAAGGCCCGGTCCAACGCACGGATAGAGATATCTTCATCTTCTTGGCTAGTGGTACGCAGAGATCTCTCAATAATTTCATCCACCAACGGGCTCGCTAGGCCAGCCGGGTTGAATAGGCTGTATGAGGATGCCTCGGATCCAAACCGTTGCACCAGCCCAGTTCCCGTACCCAATAATGACGGATATCCGTCAAAGACCAAATCATAATCGCGATCACGCTCGCGCTTAGTATATTGTGACGCATCCACGGTTTCAAAGGCTGCTTCGATACCGAAATTCTCTAGATTAGCGACAAAATTTTCCGCCGCTGCCCGATCTGTTGGTGAGGCGGATGAATTAAACAGGAAGTTCAATTTCAATGACGCACCTTCACTGTTGCGAACGATACCATCATCTGCGACCTCCCAGCCTGCCTCCGCCAGCAGTTTCAACGCCTGCCGCTTGTTGCTGCGCGATGTCAGGCGATCTGGATCTGAGGTATGCGGCACCCAAGGCTCAATAGTCATCATCTCATCGGGCACCAAATCACCCAGTGACTGAAGGAATTCCAGATCATCACCTTCAGGCAACCCTTTGGCCTCAAGATGTGTGCCATCAGAATATGATTTCTGTTGTGCATACAGCCCATAAAGCAAGGATTTATTAGTCCATTCAAAATTGAACGCCAGCGCAATCGCCTGGCGGACGCGCTTGTCTTTCAAAACGTCAGACCCAAGGTTAAAAACAATCCCGGTCATATTGGGTGGTGTACCATCTGGAAGTTCTTCTAACTTCACATCACCACGGTCAACCGCAGGGAAGTCATATGAGCTGGCCCATTTCTTCGGGTCCGGCTCACGGCGATAGGTCACCTCGCCAGCCTTGAAGGCCTCAAAGGCGGCAGTGCTATCGGCGAAATACTCCAGCCGTATCACATCAAAGTTGTGGCGGCCCTGATTGATTGGCAGATCCCAGCCCCAGTAATCTGGGTTACGACTGAATGTGACCCTGCGATTCACATCAAGGCTCTGGACCACATAGGGGCCTGACCCCGGTGAGATCTCAATCCGTGGCTCATCCAGACGGGCGCCGGTTTTTTCGTACCATGCCTTTGACCACACAGGAACAGTACCAACCTGCTCGATCAAAGAGCGCCTAGAAATCCCATCGGCGAAATAGAATTTGATTGTATGATCGTCGATCACTTCGGTCTTAGGGATCTGTTTTCGCACAAAATCCGCATAAGATTTCAATCCCTGATCCAACAGCAGATTGTGACTGAAATCAACGTCATGTGCTGTGACCGGCGTACCATCAGCAAAGGTTGCTTCTGGCCGCATCCTGAAAATAACCCAAGATTTATCGATTGGGTACTCTACGCTTTCCGCCAACAATCCATAAAGCTCCCCCTCAGCATCAGCTGGCAAACTGCCATTACCTGCAAGAATTTCGCCAAGCAGACTTTCATACATTACAGTAGAAAGTGCCGCCGCACGGCCATTACGGGTGTAAGGGTTCATCGAATCAAATGTGCCACTGACCGCTATTGAGATTTCTCCGCCTTTAGGAGCATCCGGATTTACATAGTCGAAATGTGCGTAATCTACGGGGTATTTTAGATCCCCAAAGAACGAATACCCATGAGATTTGATAATGCCTTCTTCTGCAAGAGCAGCCTGAGCCAGAAACACTGCGGTGGCGAGGCCAGCGGCTTTACTGATCAAAGTCAGGGCGGATTTCTTGTGCGGCATAGCAACTTTAGCCCGGCTTTGTGATCGCATTATCGTCGTCTCCCTAAATCTG
Protein-coding sequences here:
- a CDS encoding microcin C ABC transporter permease YejB, which translates into the protein MAAYILRRLLLIFPTLLGVMIINFALVQFLPGGPVEQVIAQMQGEGDVFGSFAGGETDSTVTGDNAVQGDTRGFPPEFIEELEAQFGLNKPPLERFFTMMGNYLRFDFGESYFRKKNVIDEVLQKMPVSISLGLWTILLSYLVSIPLGIRKAVRDGSSFDVWTSGIIIAAYAIPAFLFAIMLMVLFAGGSFWQIFPLRGLTSDNWEQLSMMGKVLDYFWHIALPVTALSISGFATLTLLTKNSFLDEIGKQYVVTARAKGLSERKVLYGHVFRNAMLIVIAGFPGLFVSVFFTGNLLIETIFSLDGLGRLFFEVAVGRDYPVMFAILYLSTLIGLVVALIGDLTYVLVDPRIDFEKKAG
- a CDS encoding extracellular solute-binding protein — translated: MRSQSRAKVAMPHKKSALTLISKAAGLATAVFLAQAALAEEGIIKSHGYSFFGDLKYPVDYAHFDYVNPDAPKGGEISIAVSGTFDSMNPYTRNGRAAALSTVMYESLLGEILAGNGSLPADAEGELYGLLAESVEYPIDKSWVIFRMRPEATFADGTPVTAHDVDFSHNLLLDQGLKSYADFVRKQIPKTEVIDDHTIKFYFADGISRRSLIEQVGTVPVWSKAWYEKTGARLDEPRIEISPGSGPYVVQSLDVNRRVTFSRNPDYWGWDLPINQGRHNFDVIRLEYFADSTAAFEAFKAGEVTYRREPDPKKWASSYDFPAVDRGDVKLEELPDGTPPNMTGIVFNLGSDVLKDKRVRQAIALAFNFEWTNKSLLYGLYAQQKSYSDGTHLEAKGLPEGDDLEFLQSLGDLVPDEMMTIEPWVPHTSDPDRLTSRSNKRQALKLLAEAGWEVADDGIVRNSEGASLKLNFLFNSSASPTDRAAAENFVANLENFGIEAAFETVDASQYTKRERDRDYDLVFDGYPSLLGTGTGLVQRFGSEASSYSLFNPAGLASPLVDEIIERSLRTTSQEDEDISIRALDRALRHEFFLIPDGFAPNHWVAYWDMFEHPAEIPPYALGTLDFWWANADKAEALKASGALR